The genomic window GGCTTTTGCGCTGGGGTCGATCGGGCGATCCAAATCATCGAGGATCTGCTCGACGTGCACCCGGGAACGCTCTACGTGCGTAAGGAGATCGTCCACAATCGCGACGTCGTCGAACGGCTGCGCGGCCGCGGCGTGGTCTTCGTCGACGAGCTCGCCGAGGTACCCAACGACTCGCTTGCCGTCTTCAGCGCGCACGGCGTCGCGCCCGACGTTCGCCGTCAGGCGGCCGAACGCAACCTGCGCGTGGTCGACGCGACATGCCCGCTCGTCACGAAGGTTCACGTTGAGGCGTTGCGTTTCGCGCGCGACGGCTACTTCGTGCTGCTCATCGGCCACGCTGGGCATGACGAAGTCACGGGTACGCTCGGGCAGATTCCCGGATCGATCGCACTCGTCGAGAACGAAGTGGACGCTGCAACGGTCGCAGTTCCCGATCCGCAGCGCGTCGCCGTCGTCACGCAGACGACGCTGAGTCTCGACGACACCCACGGAATACTCGCCGCGCTCAAGCGCCGCTTCCCCGCGCTCAAGGAGCCGCCGAGCAGCGACATCTGTTACGCGACGCAGAATCGCCAGAACGCCGTCAAGGAGCTCGCCGTCGCCTGCGACGTCGTCCTCGTCGTTGGATCGCAGAACAGCTCGAATGCGCAGCGACTGCGCGATTGCTCGGCGGAAGCCGGGACGCCGGCCTATCTGATCGACGGCCCGAACGAGATCGAGCGCGCGTGGATCGCGCACGCAACGACGATCGGCGTTACCGCCGGTGCATCGACGCCGGAGCATCTCGTCGCGCGCGTGGTCGAACACGTGCGCGCGATCGTCGGCGATGCCGACGTGGAAGAGTTCGGCAAGCGCGAGCCGACAATCGTCTTTGCGCCGCCGCGCGAGCTCGCGGGCATCATCGCTAGCGGCGAATAATCGCAAGGAGCAACCATGGTCACCGGCATCGACGTCCACATCTACAACGTCAAAGACTTCGAGCGCGCGCTACGCTTCTACACCGAGTTACTCGGCACGCAGCCCGAGACGCTGATGGAGGGTTCGTGGGCGGAGTTCGCGCTGCCCGATGGCTCGGCGTTCGCGATCGGAAAGCACGAGAACCACCCGTGGCAACCGGGATACGCCATCGCCTTTGCCGTTCCGGACGTCAAATCTGCAGTAGAGTTCGTCCGCTCGCACGGCGGCAAGGCAGGCGATCCCGGAGAGTCCCCCGTCTGCCATATGTCATTCGGCGAGGACACGGAAGGGAACCAGATCGTACTCCACCACCGTAAGTGACGGCAGTGGGCCCGGTAGGATTCGAACCTACGCGCAACCAGTTATGAGCCGGCCGCTCTACCGCTGAGCTACAGGCCCGCAGCCGCCGCTACGCACGCTTCCTTACAAGGGACCGCGGTTCCGCCCTCAAGGTTACGCGAACCCGCGTGCCGGAAGGCTGTCTCGCTGCAACCAGTTTTCCGGCGCGTACCTCGCGCGCCCGTCGACGGCGTGCAGCGTATACGCGTGGCGCGATTTCGCCGAGCGATTCGGCCCGCTGTAATGCGGAAGCATGCCGCTGAAGACGACGAGCGTCCCGGCGTCGACCTCGAGCGGCGTTGCGCTTTCGATCGTCGGCCACGGCGCCGGGTCGAGCCGCTCCAGCAGCGTCCGCCCCTCCCGCACGACGAAGCGCTCGCGCAATGGGCCGCGATGTCCGCCGGGCTCGACCCACAGGCAGCCGTTCGCGCGATCGGCGCGCTCGAGCGCGAACCAGAATGCCACGACGCTCGGCGGATCCGTCACGAAGAACGACGCGTCTTGATGCCACTTCACTTCTCCGCCGATCTCGGGTTGCTTGAAGATGTACATCGATTGGTAGAGCAGCGGCTGCTCGAGGCCCACCGTCCGCGCGATGCCGGCAAGACGCGGATCGCGTGAGAACGCCGCGAACACCGGGTCGAGGTCGTGCAGTGCGTGGCCTATCTTGTTGATCGCGTGTGCCGTATCGCGCCGCAGCGCACCGGTTTCGTCGAATGCTTCCTCTTCGAAAAAGCAGCGAATCGTCGTCGCCGATTCGAGGAAGTACGCGTTGCTGCGCTCCGCCTGATCGCGCGTCGAAAATACCGCGCTTCCCTCAGACGGGTCGAACGCGTCGACGATCTCCCCGGCGCGCGCCCGTACGCGCGCGATCTCCGTCTTGGACGCGAACGCCGGGAAGACGAGATATCCGTCTTCCTCGAATCTCCTACGCTGCTCGTCGATCACGCGCGCCGCGAATAGACTCCCGCACCGGCATAGACCGCCGCTTCGCCGAGCTGCGCTTCGATCGCCATCAGCCGGTTGTACTTCGCGATGCGCTCGCTGCGCGAGAGCGACCCGGTCTTGATCTGCCCCGCGCCGACGGCCACCGCCAAGTCCGCGATGAACGTGTCTTCGGTTTCGCCCGAGCGATGCGAGATGACGGTACCGTACCCGGCCTTCTGCGCCATCTCGATGCACTCGCGCGTCTGCGTCAGCGTTCCGATTTGGTTCACCTTGATGAGGATCGCGTTGCCGACTCCTTCTCGAATGCCGCGCGCGAGCATCTCCACGTTCGTCACGAAGATGTCGTCGCCGACGAGTTGCACGCGCTTGCCGAGCTCGCGAGTCAGCGCGCTCCATCCGTCCCAGTCATCTTCGGCCAAACCATCTTCGAGCGAGACGATGGGATAGCGATCGAGCAGATCGCGATAGAGCGCAATGGTCTCCTTCGACGAGAGCCCGTGCTGTTTGTCGAGGGCGAAGTACTTTCCGTCCGCATGAAACTCACTCGCCGCAGGATCGAGCGCGATCGCGACGTCCTCACCGGGACGATAGCCGGCGCGCTCGATGGCGGCGACGATGAGATCGAGCGCCTGCTGAGGCGTGTCGAGCCGTGGCGCGTAGCCGCCTTCGTCGCCGACGAGCGTGGAAAGACCACGCTCGTGCAGCAGTTTTCCGAGGGCGTGAAAGACCTCGGCGCCGTATCGCACCGCCTCGGAGAACGTCGGCGCTCCGAGGGGGACGATCATGCACTCTTGGAACTGGAGCGCGCCCTCGGCGTGCTTGCCTCCGTTGATCACGTTCATCTGCGGCACCGGCAACGTCGCCGCCGACGGGCCGCCGAGGTAACGAAAGAGCGGAAGCGACAGGCTTGCCGCAGCGGCTTTCGCGGTCGCAAGCGAGACGGCGAGCAATGCGTTCGCACCGAGGCGCGATTTGTTCGGGGTTCCGTCGATCTCGCACAAACGCACGTCGATCTCGCGTTGCGCCGTCGCGTCGAGCCCTTCGAGCGCGGGCCCGAGCACGTCGTTCACGGTCGCAACGGCCGTGCGCACGCCTTTCCCGCCGTAGCGCGACGCGTCGCCGTCGCGCAACTCGACCGCCTCGCGCGAACCCGTCGAAGCGCCGGAGGGAACCATCGCCTCCTCAACGGCGCCGAAGCTCGTTGCCACGCTTGCGGCGACCGTCGGATTGCCGCGGGAGTCGAGAATTTCGCGCGCTTCGACGCCTTCGATGAGCGGCCGCCCGCCGCCGCGCAGCGACTCCAGCATCAGCCCTTGATCCAGCGCTCGAGATCGTGGCGCCACACGTAGTCCGCATCTTCGAAAAATAGCGGCAGCTCGCGCCGCGCGCTCTCGCTCGAATCGCTCGCGTGAACGAGATTACGCCCGATGCTCTGCGCGAGATCGGCACGGACGCTGCCGGGCGCAGCCTGCAGCGGATTCGTCGCGCCGATCAGCTGTCGGCATGCCTCGATCGCGCCCTCGCCTTCGACGGCGAGCGCAACTAGCGGACCGCTCGTGATGAAGCTGACCAAGTCGTCGAAGAACGGCTTGCCTGCGTGCTCGCTGTAATGCTTGCGCGCGCGATCGCCGTCGAGCTGCAGCATGCGCATCGCCGTGATGATGTATCCGCGGCGTTCAATGCGCGCGACGATCTCGCCGACGAGACCGCGGGAAACCGCATCGGGCTTACAGAGAACGAGCGAACTTTCGACTGCCATAGCCTTGCGAAGGTGCGGCGCGCGGCGCGGATAAGCCTGCCGCATGGGGGGAGCGTTCGCGCGCGTCGTCTACGTCGCGCGCACGGGAAGCACGAACGAGGATGCAGCCGAGCTGCTCGGCGACGACGCGGCACTCGGGATGACGATCGTTGCCGAAGAGCAGACCCGCGGCGTCGGGCGGAAAGGACGCTCGTGGACGGCGCCGGCGGGGAGCGCGTTGCTCTTCACCACGATCCTGCCGCGCGAGATCCCGACCGACGATCTCTGGATCGTGCCGTTCTGGGCGGCACTCTGTATCCGCGACGCACTCGCAGGCGCCGGCGTCGACGCGGCGCTGCACTGGCCGAACGATCTGCTCTTGAACGACAAGAAGCTCGCCGGCATTCTCTGCGCCTCGCGCATCCTTGGCAAGCGCGCGCGCGTCGCATGCGGCGTCGGCATCAACGTCTTTCGCGCGGCAGGCGCCGCGCTCGATCCGCCGCCCGCGTACTGCGACGACGTGGCCAACGTCGAACGCCCGGTATTGCTCGCGCGTATCTTGGAGCGATTCGGTGACGAGTTGCGACGGCTCGCGGATACGGGCGCGGTCGCGCGCCGATGGGAGGCCGCCGCGAACGTGCCAGGCCAGCGGTACCGGCTGCTGCTCGACGGAGAACGCGTGCCGTTCGAGGCGACGGCCGTGGCGCTCGCCGCCGGCGGCGGACTCGTCGTGGAGCGCGACGGGCGGCAGGAGACCATCGCGCTTGCCGACGCGCGCTCGCTGCGCTAGCGCGTCATTTCACGACGCCGCCGAGCACGATACCGGCCGTGCTGAGCGCCGACGCCGCTTCGCTCTCCACCGCGCCGTCGATGGCAAGGCAAAGATTCGCTGTCGAGTCGACGTTGGCGGGCTTCGGGATCATCTTCGCAGCAACGCCGGCGTCCTTGAGCGCCTTCGTGGCGATCATTGCGTCGGTGTTGCTAGCGAAAACGAAGATGATCTCGGGCATCGACATCCTTATGGGCTCGACTCGCCCGTCACGAGCTCGTTTAGCGTCGACGCCACCTCGTTGAGCTCTGCGACGCGTTCGACGGCATCGTGCATGCGGTTGGACATCTCTTGCGCCAGCGTTTCGATCACGATCACGTCGCCGTGCAGCTCTGCGTTCAGCTTTTGCAGCTCGGCAACGCTTGCCGGAGCCTCGTCGCCCTTGGCCAGCTCCGCAATCAACTCGCCGCTTCGCTCCACCGCTCGCCGCGTCGCAGTCACGTGATCTCCGGATACCTCACTTCCGACGACCGTCACGCCCAGCTCCTTCGCGGTCTCGCGAACGCGCCGGCTGTTTTGCACGAGCGTCTTCGACAGCGCCTGCACGATGGGAACGGCGAGCGCGAGCACGAGTATTACCGCGAGCAGGCCCCACAGCACGAGCGTCCACGTCGTATGACCGATGATGTTCGTGATCCGTACCATCGGAATGCCGTACCACGACGCCCCGACGATCTGGTTCTGATCGGTCATCAACGGGTCGATGCGAGCGAGGTACGTCACGCCGCCCTCGGTGTCGCTTCCCACGTACGGTCGCCCCGTGCGAATGACGGCCGCCGTAGCCGGAACTTGGGCGTCGAGGTAGCGCGTGCCGTCCGGGGTTACGATCGAGCTCGAGACGATCGTGCCATCGTCGATCAATGCGATCGCGCCGCCGATCGCGCGCGTCGCTTCGTCGACCAGATCGTACGAGTGGTTGAGCACGAGGCCGCCGTAGAGCACGCCGATCGTGCGCTCTTGCGCGTCGCTGATCGGCGTCGCCGAAACGATCGCCAATCCGTCGTGCTGCACCCCCGCCTGCAGTGCCAATCCTTCGCTCTGCAGGAAGCCGGGTGAAAGGCGTGCGAGCGTGCTGAACGTCTCGCCGTTGAGCGCCCGTTGTACGAGCGGATCGTTCGCAAGGGATCCGCCACTGCGCGCGTGCACGCGCGCGAGGACGTGGCCTTGGAGATCGACCGCAGTGAGAAACGAGAGGCCCGAGTTCTCTACGGTGTTCGAAAGATCGCCGGCGAGCTGCGCTCCGTTGTGGCCTTGCACCGCGATGCGCACGGCATCGCTCGCGGCTTCCTGCGCGACGAGCAGCTGGATTTGCTTCTTGCGCGACGCCACGTACCCGCCGAAGGCGCTCGCTTCGCTCGTTACCTCCGTGCGCCCGAGCGAGAAGAGGTCGTGAGCCAGCACCGAGCGAGCGGCGATCAAGCTGCTGACGAAGATGAGCACGACCGCACCGACGATCGCCCCCAGCAGGCGCGTGCGCAGGCTGAACTTCATGCGTGTTCTCCCTTTCCGTTCTCGCTGACCTTGAAGCGGTGCAGATGCTCGTCGATCCGGTCGGCTAACGCGTGCATCTGTTCGATCGATCCGAGCATCCGCTGCGATGCGTCCGTCACCTCGCGGCTGACGTACGTCAGCACTTCCACCGAGGATGCGTTCTTCTGCGAGATCGATGAGATGTCTGAAAATGCCTGATTGACGCCGTCGGATTGACGCGTCATCGACTGCGTCGCATTGAGATTCAGCGTCACGGACTTCGCGATCTCTCCGATCGAATGGATCACGAGCTGCGAGTTCGCGCTCATGGCGCGGGCGACCGCGCTGATCTGACCGATTTGCTCGTTGGCGGCGATCACCGCGTTGACGATCTCTCCGAGCGCCCCGGACGCCGAGTTGGTGCCGGTGACGCCCGCTTCGACTCGCTCCATCAGGCGTTGCATCGCCTCGACGACGTCCCCGATGACACTCTGCGTTCCCGCGATGTGTTGTGCGATCTCCTTCGTCGCCGTGACGCTCCCGTCGGCAAGCTTGCGAATTTCGTTTGCGACGACGGCGAAGCCGCGCCCGTGCTCTCCGGCGCGCGCCGCCTCGATTGCGGCGTTGAGCGCGAGCAGATTCGTCTGCTCCGCAATCCGATCGATGACTTTGACGATGTCGCCGATCTGCTCTGAGTTCGTGCCGAGCTGACGGATGTCGCCGGCGAGATCCTGGATCGTCGAGGCGATCGTGCCCATACCGGCGTTGATCGTTTCGATCGCCGTTCCCCCACGCTCCGCCGTGCGTGAGGTCGCCTTCGAAATCGTCGATAGTGCGTCGACCTGCACGGTGACCTGCTCGATCGAGCTCGCCATGTTCTCCACCGCCATCGCCGTCTCGTCGAGGCTGCGGGTTTGTTCTTCGGCTGCGGCGGCGATCGAGGAGATCGCCTCGCCGAGCGCGAGCACTTTGCGCGTCGCCTCTTCGACGATGCGCTGCTGCTCGGCGATGCCCTCGTCGAGCTGCTCGTGGGCGACCGTCGCGCCTCCGAGCACGGCGAGCGTCGTCGAGGCGGTGCCGCGCAGCTCGGAGCCCGCGCCGGCGAGCTCGGCGGCGTGCCCGGAAAGCTGCGCGAGAAAATCACGCATGCCGCCGATCAACCGGTTCAGCGTCTGCACCAGGTCCTGCAGCGCAGGCTCGGCGGCCGCAATGCTCGTCGTGAAGTCGCCCTGGTACACGTCGTGCAGACCGTCCACGACCGCAATCAGCCCGGGCGTGCGAGGAGTTGGAAGCGCAGCGAGTTCCTTCTCCGGCTGCGCGGCGTCGCGAAACAGCAGGCTCACGACGCTCCCAGCGACGAGAACCGGCAGCACCGCGAGCTCCGCGCTCGCGCTGCCGCGCAGCAACCCGGCAGCCAGGCCAGCGATCGCCGCCGCGAGCGTCGCGAGCAAGCCGTACGGCGAGCCGAGAAACGCCGCCGCCAGGCCGGCAACCGCTGGGACGAGTGCCGCTCCCGGCTCGCCGGTCCAGAACCAGCCGAGTGCGGCGGCGGTGAGAGCAGCGAGCGCGCCAAGGCCGCCCCGGACGGACGGCGCCGTGCTCGCGCGGACCATTACCTGTGGGCGCGCCCGACGCGCCGGTCGCAGGTTTCGCAGAAGTACGACGTCATGTTATCCGTCTCGAAAATCGAGTTCGCGTAATACATGCCGCATCGCGCGTTGAAACAATGCTTCAAGCCGAAGAGATGCCCCAGCTCGTGCACGCACTCCTTGAGCGTTCGCTGGAACAGAACGTTCGGGTCTCGCTCTTCACCATAGAACTCCGGCCGAAGCCGGTGGAGCGACACGACCGCGAGCGACTGCGCCTCGTCTGCGTCGCCGAAGATGAAGCGATGCGACGTCTTATAGAGGTCGAACTCGGTGAGGACGAGGAGCGCGCCGTCCTGCTCGGGGTACGCGCCCAAGACTTTCGCCGTCAGCGTCGTGAGGAAGAGCTGGCCGCGAGTAGCGTTCAGCGCGCTGCGCGAGAGAGCGAGGGTCCTCTCCACCTGCGCGCGCGCCAGGAAGCGTTCTTCGAGGCAGAGCGCGAGACGATCGAGAAAGGCGCCGTCGACGGCATTGACCGGAACGATGCGAATCTTCGATTCCATCCCGGACTGATGGTTTCTCCGTCCTCAGCCGGAAAACCCGGCAACCTCTGCGAAGGGCGGCGCATGATCCTCGGCATCGGCCTAGACCTCGCGGAGGTGGCGCGCTACCGCTTCGACGATCGCGCCCTCGCGTGGTTCGGCCGAAAGATCTATACCGACGAAGAGATGGCCTACGCGCTGCGCAAGCGTAACGTCGCGGAACGACTCGCGGGCTTCTTCGCGGCGAAGGAAGCCACGCGCAAAGCGTTCGGTCATGCAATCCCCTGGCGGCGCATCGGCGTCACGCACGAGCGAAGCGGAAAACCTAGCATACGCCTTACCGGTGGGGCGGAGTCTCTCGTTGCCGCGCGCGGCATCGACAGGATACACCTCACCATCACGCACACGCCGGTGACGGCGGCTGCCGTCGTCGTGCTCGAAGGGCCGCCCAAGCCATGCTCTACCTCTTAACCCCGCAGGAGATGCGCGAGGCCGACGCCGCCGCAGGCGCGCGCGTCGGGCACGAAGCGCTCATGCGCAACGCCGGCGATCGCGTTGCCGAGCGCATCCGCACCCTCGTGCCGCGAGCCTGCCGCATCGTCGCGTTCGCCGGCCCCGGAGACAACGGCGGCGACGCCTTTGCTGCCCTCGCGTCGCTCGATGCCTCGTACGAGCGCATACTCTACGCGGCGGAATCGCGCAAGCCGTCGGCCGCGCGGGTGGCGGCGGAGAAGCGCGCCGCCGAGGCGGGGGTCGTCGTCGAGCCGCTACCCGATCGCGAGGACGGCGCCGCAGCCGCGTTGGAGGGTGCCGCGCTCGCGCTCGACGGGCTCTTCGGAACGGGCTCGCGGCTGCCGCTCGGCGAGCGGTTCCTAGCCGCCGCGCGCGCGCTCGACGCCCGGCGTCTGCGCGTGCTGGCAATCGACATCCCGAGCGGCACCGATGCCGGCACCGGAGCGGTCGGCGACGGCGCCGTGCGCGCGAGCGAGACGCTGACGGTCGCGGCGCTCAAGCCGGGCCTGCTCCTCATGCCCGCGCGCGAGAATGTCGGCGCGCTGTGGTGCGCGCAGATCGGTATCGACGATGCGACGCTCGCGGCGCACGCGCACACGTATGCGACGCTCGACGACGACGCCTTCCTTCATATGGTTCCCCGTCGCGCGATCGAATCCGACAAGCGCAGTGCGGGAGCGCCGCTCGTGATCGCGGGGTCCGCGCAGTTTCCCGGAGCCGCCGTTCTCTGCGCGCTCGCCGCCGCTCGCGCGGGCGCGGGATACGTGACGGTTGCCGCTCCGGCTTCCGCCGCGCAGGCCTTGCGCGCCCATCTCGTCGAGCAAGTCGTCGTCGAGCTCGACGAGGCCGCCGCGCCGGGTAAGATCGTCGAATCCATCTGCGAGATCGCGCAACGCAACTCGTCGATCGCCGTCGGCCCGGGGCTCGGGCTGGAGGATCGCATCGGAGAGATCGTGCGCGGCGTCATCGCCGGCACCGAGCTGCCCGTCGTCGCAGATGCAAGCGCGCTCTTCCATCTCGGCAAGCATTTGAGCGATTTGCGTCCCTCGAAAGGCTCGGGACCGGATCGCATCGTGCTGACGCCCCATGCCGGCGAGTTCGCCCGGCTCTCCGGCAAGGGCACGATTCGTCCGGGTGAGCGCGTCGCGCGCCTGCACGAGTTCGTGGACCGCACGCGCATCACGACGCTGCTCAAAGGGCTCGACACCCTCGTCTACGATGGAACGACGACGTTCGTGAACCCGTCGGGCACGAACGCGCTCGCGACGGCCGGAACGGGCGACGTGCTGACCGGCGTCATCGCGACGCTCCTCTCGCAAGGGCTTTCCCCGTTCGACGCTGCGTGCGCGGGAGCGTTCTGGCACGGTCTCGCCGCAAAGGTTGCCGCGCAACGCCGCCGCACGGGCGTCATCGCGCGCGACGTCATCGACGCGCTGGCGGATGCTTTTCCGAGCAATGCCGAGCACGGGGCGGTGCGCCGCGTGTTCTAGAGGCGGCCATCAGCGCGACGCGAGCAGGGCGCGCAATCCATCTTCGTCGACGACTGCCACACCAAGCTGCTCCGCTTTCGCAAGCTTGCTCCCGGGCTCATCGCCGGCAACGACGTAATCCGTCTTCTTGCTCACCGAGCCGGTGACGCGCCCACCGGCGGCTTCGATCATCTCGGTGGCTGCCTCTCGCGTGAGGCTCGGCAGCGCGCCGGTGAGCACGAACGTCTTGCCGGCGAGCGGCCCTTCCGGCGCGCGCGCGCGCTTGGGTGCCGTCGTCACGACACCGGCCGCGCGAAGCCGCTCGATCATCGCACGATTCGCCCTCTGCTTGAAAAAGAGCGCGACGCTTTTCGCCAGTTCGGGACCGATGCCCGCGCTGCGTTGCAGCTCCTCCTCGCTTGCGCTTTCCAGCGCGTCGATCGAGCCGAAGTCGCCGGCCAGGACCTGCGCGGTCTGTTCGCCTACGAAGCGGATTCCCAACCCGACGAGCAGGCGCGCGAGGCCGCGCGGTTTCGAGCGTTCGATGGCGTCGAGGAGTTTGGCAATGGACTTCTCGCCGGTGCGCGGCACGCGCGCGAGCCTGCGGCGGTCGAGCCCGTACACGTCGCCGATGTTCTTCACGATGCCGAGCGCGGTGAGCTCGCCGGCCATCACGTCGCCGAGTCCCTCGATATCCATCGCGCCGCGCGAAGCGAAGTGCCGCACGCGCTCGTAAACCTGCGCCGGACAGGCTGCATTGGTGCAACGCCACATCGCTTCGCCTTCGGGCCGAAACGCGTCCGCGCCGCAGACGGGGCAGCGTTCGGGCATGTGAAACACCCGCTCTTTGCCCGTTCGCTCTTGGACGACCGGCCCGACGACGCGCGGAATCACATCGCCGGCGCGGGTCACGATGACGGTGTCGCCGATGCGAATGTCGTTATGCGCGATGTAGTCCTCGTTATGCAGCGTGGCGTTCTGAATCGTCACGCCCCCGACGTGCACCGGTTCGAGAATCGCGTACGGGTTGAGCGTCCCGGTGCGCCCCACGTTGATCGCGATCTCGTTGAGCTTCGTGCGCGCTTCGCGCGGTTTGAACTTGAATGCGATGGCCCAACGCGGGTTGCGCCCGACCGAGCCGAGACGCTCCTGAACCGCCACGGCGTCGACCTTGACGACGACTCCGTCGATCTCGTAATCGAGCTCGTCGCGCCGCTCCTCCCACTCACGGCAGTACGCGAGCACCTCGTCGACCGTCTCGCGCCGCGCTACGTTGGGATTGACGTGAAAGCCCATTGCGGCGAGATCCTGCAGCGCTTGCCACTGCATAGCCGGACCCGGGATCGCGCCGTAAGCGAAAAACGACAGACGCCGCTGCGCCGTCATGGCCGGATCGAGCTGGCGCAGCCCGCCGGACGCGGCGTTGCGGGGATTTGCAAAGTCCGGCAGCCCGGCACGTTCGCGCTCCTCGTTCAGCCGAGCGAAATCGCTCTTACGCAAGTACGCCTCGCCGCGCACCTCGAGCTCCGGCACGACGCGTCCCTTCATCCGAAGCGGAATCGTCTTGATCGTGCGCAGGTTCGGCGTCACGTCCTCGCCGATGCGTCCGTCTCCTCGCGTTGCGCCGCGCTCGAAGACGCCGTTACGATACGAGAGCGAAACCGCCAAGCCGTCGATCTTGAGCTCGCAGACGTACGCGACTGCAACCTCC from Candidatus Dormiibacterota bacterium includes these protein-coding regions:
- a CDS encoding NAD(P)H-hydrate dehydratase; protein product: MLYLLTPQEMREADAAAGARVGHEALMRNAGDRVAERIRTLVPRACRIVAFAGPGDNGGDAFAALASLDASYERILYAAESRKPSAARVAAEKRAAEAGVVVEPLPDREDGAAAALEGAALALDGLFGTGSRLPLGERFLAAARALDARRLRVLAIDIPSGTDAGTGAVGDGAVRASETLTVAALKPGLLLMPARENVGALWCAQIGIDDATLAAHAHTYATLDDDAFLHMVPRRAIESDKRSAGAPLVIAGSAQFPGAAVLCALAAARAGAGYVTVAAPASAAQALRAHLVEQVVVELDEAAAPGKIVESICEIAQRNSSIAVGPGLGLEDRIGEIVRGVIAGTELPVVADASALFHLGKHLSDLRPSKGSGPDRIVLTPHAGEFARLSGKGTIRPGERVARLHEFVDRTRITTLLKGLDTLVYDGTTTFVNPSGTNALATAGTGDVLTGVIATLLSQGLSPFDAACAGAFWHGLAAKVAAQRRRTGVIARDVIDALADAFPSNAEHGAVRRVF
- the ligA gene encoding NAD-dependent DNA ligase LigA: MSVQERAADLRARLEEANVRYYVLDAPTITDAAYDAMLRELVELEAAHPELRTADSPTQRVGAPASEHFAPYEHRVPMLSLANAFDESELRAFDERVRKLAEVAVAYVCELKIDGLAVSLSYRNGVFERGATRGDGRIGEDVTPNLRTIKTIPLRMKGRVVPELEVRGEAYLRKSDFARLNEERERAGLPDFANPRNAASGGLRQLDPAMTAQRRLSFFAYGAIPGPAMQWQALQDLAAMGFHVNPNVARRETVDEVLAYCREWEERRDELDYEIDGVVVKVDAVAVQERLGSVGRNPRWAIAFKFKPREARTKLNEIAINVGRTGTLNPYAILEPVHVGGVTIQNATLHNEDYIAHNDIRIGDTVIVTRAGDVIPRVVGPVVQERTGKERVFHMPERCPVCGADAFRPEGEAMWRCTNAACPAQVYERVRHFASRGAMDIEGLGDVMAGELTALGIVKNIGDVYGLDRRRLARVPRTGEKSIAKLLDAIERSKPRGLARLLVGLGIRFVGEQTAQVLAGDFGSIDALESASEEELQRSAGIGPELAKSVALFFKQRANRAMIERLRAAGVVTTAPKRARAPEGPLAGKTFVLTGALPSLTREAATEMIEAAGGRVTGSVSKKTDYVVAGDEPGSKLAKAEQLGVAVVDEDGLRALLASR